The Mycolicibacterium flavescens genomic interval GCAGCGCCGCCACGGGGTCGGCCGCTCCCCCGCGTTCGGTGTCGTTGTCGATGTCCTCGTTGTAGAACGGCAACTCGCCCAGCCGGTCGAAGAAGTCCAGACCAACACCGTCGGGAGCGGTTTCCAGTGCGAGTTCGACCAACTGCCGGTTGATCGACGCCGCCCGCAGGCTGCCCAGCAATACCAGCACGTTCACCTTCGCGGTGTCCGCCATCTTTCGGGTCCCTTCGTCCGGTGGAATCTTCGCACAAGAGAACCGGACTATGGTCCGAATTATTCCGTCTGAACTAAACTGCTGACATGGCCGCCCCTCGCCCGCTCAACGAGCTGCCGGTCACGAACCAGACTCCACAAGAACGCGGTGACGCGGCGCGCAACCGCACCTTACTTCTGGACGCCGCACGCCGTCTCATCGCCGAACGGGGTGCCGACTCGGTCACCACCGACGACATCGCCACCGCGGCAGGCGTCGGCAAGGGCACCCTGTTCCGCCGATTCGGCAGCCGCGCCGGGTTGATGATCGTGCTGCTCGACGAGGACGAAAAGGCACATCAGGAAGCGTTCCTGTTCGGTCCGCCGCCTCTGGGTCCCGGCGCGCCGCCGCTCGAGCGGCTGCTGGCCTACGGCCGGGATCGGTTGACGTTCGTCCACAAACATCACGCGCTGCTGTCCGACGCCAACCGGGACCCCCAGATGCGGTTCACCACCCCCGCGACCCTGCACCATCGCCACGTTCGGGTCCTGCTCGAATCCGCGGGCACGACAGGCGACCTCGATGCACAGGCCGCCGCGCTGGTGGCGTTGCTCGACGCGGACTATGTGTGGCATCAGCTCCAAGAGCGCGGCGCGACGATCGAGTCGCTCGGTGATGCGTGGGAGTCGGTGGCGCGCAAGCTGTGCGGCCGATGAGCGCTTGCGCGAAGAGCAGAAGGCCCCGATGAGGCGCTGGGTCCTGCACGTCGATCTCGACCAGTTCCAGGCCGCCGTCGAAATCCGCCGCAAGCCGCAACTGGCCGGTCTGCCGATCGTCGTTGGCGGCAACGGCGACCCGAACGAGCCCCGCAAGGTCGTGACGTGTGCGTCGTATCCGGCCAGGGCGTACGGCGTGCGGGCGGGCATGCCGTTGCGCAGCGCCGCCCGCAAGTGCCCGGAAGCGACGTTCCTTCGGTTGGACACCGATGCCTACGACGAAGCCTCCGAGGAGGTCATGGGCTTGCTGCGCGACTTCGGCCATCCGGTGGAGGTGTGGGGTTGGGATGAGGCCTACGTCGGCGCCGAGCTGGACGACTCGCACAGTCCGTTCGAGTTCGCCGAGCGGATCCGCGAGGTGATCGCCGCCGAAACGGGTCTGTCGTGCTCGGTGGGGATCAGCGACAACAAGCAGCGCGCCAAGGTCGCGACCGGTTTCGCCAAGCCGAGACGCGAGCCCGGTGAGTCGGCGGGGGTGTACCAACTCACCGACGAGAACTGGATGGCCGTGATGGGCGACCGTGAAGTCGACGCGCTCTGGGGAATCGGCCCGAAGACAGCGAAAAAGCTTGCGACGATGGGCATCAGCACCGTCGCCGACCTCGCAGGCACCGACGCTACGGTGCTCACTGAGACTTTCGGCCCGACCACCGGGCTGTGGATCCTGCTGCTGGCCAAGGGCGGCGGCGACACCGACGTCAGCGCCGCACCATGGGTGCCGCGGTCGCGCAGCCACGTCATCACCTTCCCCCGCGACCTGACCGAGCGCGACGAGATGAACACCGCGGTCGTCGATCTGGCGCGACAGACCCTGAGCGAGATCGTCGAGCAGAATCGGGTCGTCACCCGGGTGGCGGTAACGGTGCGAACCAAGACCTTCCACACCAGGACCAAGATCCGCAAGCTGCCCGAACCCACGGTGGACGAAACACACGTCACCCGAACGGCACTCGACATACTCGCCCAGTTCGAACTCGACCGCCCTGTCCGGTTGTTGGGTGTGCGACTCGAACTGGCGCCGCCGGACGGCGGGTACTGAGGTGCTCACCACGGTGGCCATCCGCGGCTATCGCTCGCTGCGCGAGATCGTGCTGCCGCTCGCGCAGCTGACCGTGGTCACCGGCGCCAACGGGACCGGTAAGTCGTCGCTGTATCGGGCGTTGCGCCTGCTCGCCGACTGCGGCCGCGGCGAGGTGATCGGATCGCTCGCCCGCGAGGGTGGACTGCAGTCGGTGCTGTGGGCGGGTCCCGAACAACTCGGCGGGGCGCGCCGCACCGGTCAAGTGCAAGGCACGACGCGCACGGGTCCGGTGTCACTCGAAATGGGTTTCGCCGCAGACGACTTCGGATACCTCGTCGACCTCGGCCTTCCTCAGATGGCGGGCCCTGAATCGCTGTTCTCACTCGATCCGGAGATCAAACGTGAGGCGGTGTTCGCCGGCCCCGTCATGCGCAACAGTTCGACCCTGGTGCGCCGGACCCGTGACTACGTCGAGGCGCGCGCCGAAAACGGACGCGGATTCGACAAAGTGACGCAAGCAATTCCGGCCTACCGCAGTGTGCTCGCCGAATACGCCCATCCCGGTGCGCATCCAGAACTTGCCGCCGTGCGGGACCGGTTGCGCAATTGGCGCTTCTACGACGGCTTTCGCGTCGACCCCGCGGCGCCCTCGCGGCAACGCACGGTCGGGACCCGCACACCCGTACTCTCCGACGACGGCAGCGACCTGGCCGCCGCGATCCAGACCGTCATCGAATCAGGCCACGACGACCTCCAACGGGCCATTGCCAAGGCCTTCGACGGCGCGACGGTGACCATATCCGGGCACGACGGGCTGTTCGATCTGCAGCTGCATCAGCCGGGTATGCTGCGACCGCTGCGGGCCGCCGAATTGTCCGACGGCACACTGCGGTTCCTTCTATGGGCCGCTGCGCTACTGAGCCCGCGGCCACCGTCGCTGATGGTGCTCAACGAACCGGAGACATCCCTGCACCCCGACCTGGTGGGCCCGCTGGCGTCGTTGGTCCGCGCCGCGGCCGACACCACGCAGGTCGTCGTCGTCACCCATTCCAAGGCCCTACTCGGACACCTCGACACCGTTCCCGTCGGCGAGGACCCCGAAAGGGAGGCGGCCGCAGTGGAGATCCCGTTGTACAAGGACCTCGGCGAGACACGGGTCGAGGGCCTCGGCATGCTGACCATGCCCCCATGGGAGTGGGGTAAGCGCTAACCGCGTTGCGCAGAGGGTCGCAGTGCCTTGGTGAACAACACGTTCGCCCCGCGCATCGCAACGCTGTACGGCCACCACATGGTGCGCTTGAACAGATAGAGCGCCCTGATGTCGGTCGAGGTGTAAATCAGGAACCGGTTGCGCCGCACGCCTTTGAGGATGCACTCGGCGGCGCGCTCGGGTGAGACCGCGTGACCGCTGAAGCGGTCGGTCCACTTCTTGACCCGCGGGTCTTCGCGGTCGACGCCGGCGATCTGAACCGTCTGCACCAGAGGCGTTTTCACCGCGCCCGGAACCACCACCGACACCCCGATGCGGTGGCGAGCCAAATCGAAGCGCAGCACTTCGGACATGCCGCGCAGCCCGAACTTGCTCGCACTGTAGGCCGCATGCCAGGGCAGCGCGACCAGCCCGGCCGCCGAGGACACGTTGACGATGTGGCCGCCCGTGCCTGCCGCGACCATCCGCGGCACGAACGCCTCGATGACGTGGATCGGTCCCATCAGGTTGATATCGACCATGGACTTCCAGTGTTGGTGCGTCAACGTCGAGACGGTGCCCCACGCCGATACCCCGGCGATGTTCATCACGATGTCCATCGCCGGGTGACGCGAGTGGATGTCGTCGGCGAACGCGACCACCGCGTCGTAGTCGGAGATATCAAGGGCGCGGTACTCGGCCACTTCGGCGCCCAGGGCGCGCGCGTCGGCGACGGTCTTCTCCAGACCTTCGGCGTCGCGGTCGGTCAGATAGAGCTCGGCGCCCTCGGCGGCCAGCTTCAACGCGGTCGCGCGGCCGATGCCGCTGGCGGCCCCGGTCAGAAAACAACGCTTGTTCGCATACCCGGTGTGCGCCATGGCGGTGAGGATACTGACCCCGGCCTTATGGCTGGCCGGATGGCTGCATGTGTCCCCAGAACGCCGCGACCCACAACCGCTCGAGCGTGTCGACGGCCCGGCGGGGGTCGATGCCGCGGCCGACGAACGTGCTGTCGTGCGTCAGCGTCATCGTCGTCGTCGCGGCCATTGTCCGGACGAGCGCGGGGAGGTCACCGGAGATCGGGCGCGCGTCGGCGTCGTTCTCCAGCAGCGCGATCAGCTTGTCGATGATGCCGTCGTAGAAGTCGTCCATCATCTCGCGGATCTTGGCGTCGGTGTTGCGAGCGACCGCACACGCGGTCAGCACCGGATCGTCGTTGGCGTACACCGCCGCCGCGCTGCCCACCATCCGTTTCGCGAACGCCTCGGGCGTCTCCCCCGGCTCGCGGGGTGCGAAGTGGTGGGTGAGGCTGTCGAGCATCTCGCCGGCGCCGGCCAGGATCTCGGCGAGCACCGCGTACTTGGAGTCGAAGTAGAAGTAGAACCCGGAACGGGCGACGCCGGCGTGTTCGCTGATCGCGCTGACCGACAGGTCCGCGAACGGCTGTTGCTGCACCAGGTCGCGCACGGCGGTGAGGATTGCGTCACGCTGCCGGTCACCGCGGCTGCGACGCGTTTGCGATGCTGGTTGGGCGCTCATCGCCCTAGACCTTTGCACCGCGCCGCGCCAGAACAAAACTTGACATGCGTCAAGTCTGCCATCCAGGATGGTGATGAGAGTGACAACGGCCACATTCCATTGCACAGGAGCTCGTGAATGACCGCGACGATCAGCACGACGGACTATCTGCTCGACCAGGCCAAGCGCCGGTTGACCCCGTCGTTCAACAACTTCCCCGGCATGGGAATCGTTGAGCGCAAGCTGCTCAACACGGATTTCCCACAGAAGCCGATGGCCGAGCCGCCCCCGGGCAGCGATCTCAAGCCGGTGATCGGCGACGCCGGTCTGCCGATCCTCGGGCACATGATCGAGATGTTCCGTGGCGGACCGGACTATCTGCTGCACGTCTACCGCAAGTACGGCCCGCTGTACTACGCCGACTCGCCTGCGCTGCCCGCCGTCGCGGCGCTGGGCCCCGACGCCGCTCAGGCCGTCTACTCCAACCGCAACAAGGACTTCTCCCAGCAGGGCTGGGTTCCGGTGATCGGGCCGTTCTTCCATCGCGGCCTGATGCTCCTGGACTTCGAGGAGCACATGTTCCACCGGCGCATCATGCAAGAGGCGTTCGTCCGCTCCCGGCTGGTCGGATACCAGGAGCAGGTCGACCAAGTGGTCTCGCAGGTGATCGCCAACGACTGGGTCGTCAACGACGGGCGCTTCCTGATGTACCCGGCGATGAAGGAACTGACCCTCGACATCGCCTCGATGGTGTTCATGGGCCACGAACCCGGCTCCGACAAGGAACTGGTCACCAAGGTCAACCAGGCATTCACCACCACCACCCGCGCCGGCAACGCGATCATCCGCAAACCCGTGCGCCCGTTCACCTGGTGGCGCGGCATGCAGGCCCGCAAGCTGCTCGAGGAGTACTTCGAGGAGCGGGTCAAGGAACGCCGCGGCAAGGACGGCTCGGATCTGTTGACGGTGCTGTGCCACACCGAGGACGAGGACGGCAACAAGTTCTCCGACGATGACATCGTCAACCACATGATCTTCTTGATGATGGCCGCGCATGACACGTCGACCTCGACGGCGACGACGATGATCTACCACCTCGCCAAGCATCCCGAGTGGCAGGAGCGCTGCCGCGAGGAGTCCGATCGCCTCGGCGACGGGCCTGCCGACATCGAGTCGCTGGACAAGCTCGAGTCGCTGGATCTGGTGATGAACGAGTCGATCCGCCTGGTGACGCCGGTGCAGTGGGCCATGCGCCAAACCGTGCGGGACACCGAGTTGCTCGGCCACTACCTGCCGAAGGGCACCAACGTCATCGCCTATCCGGGGATGAACCACCGGCTCGAGGAGTTCTACCCCGACCCGATGAAGTTTGACCCGTTGCGGTTCACCGAGCCGCGCAACGAGCACAAGCAGCACCGCTACGCGTTCAGCCCCTTCGGCGGCGGGGCGCACAAGTGCATCGGCATGACCTTCGGCCAGCTGGAGGTCAAGACGATCCTGCACCGGCTGCTGCGCAAGTACCGGCTCGAACTGCCCCGCCCGGACTACACGACCGAGTGGGATTACGGCGGCATGCCGGTGCCCAAGGACGGCATGCACATCGTGCTGCGCCCGCTGCACTGACCCGTCGTTGCCGCGAAATGGCATTCCAGCAGCGATTGTTCGAGTGACAGCCTGCCGGAATGCAATTTCGCGGTGATCAGGCGGCGGTCAGGACGCCACCAGTAGGCGGTTCGCACACGCGATGACGGCGCTCAACGCCGACTGCGTGGCGTCCTCGGACAGCCCCATCGCCCACTCCGAATTCAGCCCGTCCGAGCCGCGGATGAAGGTGGCGGTGCGCTCACCGGCGCTCACCTGGTGAAAGGCGGTCATCTCCACCGAGATCCCGCGGTCGTAGAGCATCGAGGTCAGTGCGGCGACGGGGCCGGGTGCGGCCGCTGTCGTCGTGCAGATGCGATCTCCGATGGCCAGCGTCGCCTGATAGTTGCGTGGGCCCAGCCGGTTGGCGGGGCGACTGCCGTCGGCGCAGCTCCAGTTGCCCAGCCTCACCGGTCCCGACGTGGGCGCGTACTCGGCGAGAAAGGTGTCGAAAGACATCGCGTCGGCCTCCTCGCGCAGACCGCGGGGCGGCGGGGCGTCGAGAGAGGCCGCGAATGCCGACGGTGCTGCGCTGGTAGCGGATTGTGTTGCGAACGAGGTCATGTGCCGGTCTTTTCTTCGAAGAGAAGTGACCGACTACGTAGCGACGACCCACAGCGAGGGGTCGGTCAGATCAGACCCCGCTGCGGGTTGCTACTACGAGTCGCCTCGGCACGCGTTCGATCGTAGACAACCACCGACCGGGCCGCAAAGGAAAAACCGTTCGCAAACTGACCGTCAGTTCTTCAGGTCTGACTGACGGCGCCCGAGCGAGGCAGATCACAGCGCCTCGAATCTTCGGACGCCACGCGCTGGCCGTAGCGTGACCTTCGATGACGTGGGCCCTGCTGTTCGCCGCCGGCGTTCTCGGCGGGCTCACCGGCAGCATCGCCGGGTTGGCCTCGGTGGCCACCTATCCCGCGCTGCTGCTCTTCGGGTTGCCCCCGGTCACCGCCAATGTGACGAACACCGTGGCGCTCGTGTTCAACGGGATCGGCTCGGTGTTGGGGTCGCGTCCTGAACTCAAGGGGCAGGGCAGGTGGATCCTGCGCACCGCACCGATCGCGGTGTTCGGTGGTGTGGCCGGCGCCGCGCTGCTGCTCACCACGCCCGCCGAGGGCTTCGAGAGATCGGTGCCGATTCTGCTCGCGGTCGCCTCGGTCGCGATCCTGCTGCCCCGCCGGGCTCCCGGTGACGAGCCGAGCACGGGGCGTCGCCGTGCGGCGGTGGTCATCGAGGCGACCGCGGTGTTCCTGATCTGTATCTACGGCGGCTATTTCGGCGCTGCCGCGGGTGTGCTGCTGCTCGCGCTCCTGTTGCGCACCGGCCACGCCTCGCTCGCGGAGGCCAACGCGGGCAAGAACGTGATCCTGGGTGTGGCGAACCTCGTGGCGGCCGTGGTGTTCGCGATGCTGGCGCCGGTGCAGTGGGGTGCGATGTTGGTGCTGGGCTTGGGCTGTCTGATCGGCTCCCGGCTCGGGCCGGTCGTCGTGCGGCACGCACCCGCGGGGCCGTTGCGCGTCGTGATCGGCGCAGCCGGCGTAGCGCTGGCCGTCCAGCTGGCGATCGACACCTACGCCTAGAGCTCGAAGGGGCTGTCGCCCTTGATCACCCGCTTGCCGAGATCGATGAGGTTCTGGGCGTTGGCATGCAACCGCTCCCCCGCGTCCCGGCTCGCCTGACCGATCAGGAACCGCGACCAGGTGCCCTCGATGACGATCCCCAGCTTGAAGCACGCCATCGCGACATACCAATCGAGGCTTGATGTTTCGCGGCCGCCGGCTTCGAGGTAGGCGTCGAGGAGTTCACGACGGGTGGCCAGTCCGCCGAGCGCGGCGAGCTCTGCGCCCGCGGTGATCGTGTTGGTCTCCAGCGGCCAGCAGATCAGCATCCAGCCCAGATCGAGCAGCGGATCGCCGATCGTGCACATCTCCCAGTCGACGAACGCCGCCACCTCTGGCCTGTCGCGACGCAGCAGCACATTGCTCAGGTGCGGGTCACCGTGCAGGACACCCGGACGACCCTCCGGCGGTAGGTTCGACGCCAACCACTCAGCGAGTTCGGTCACGGCCAGCGACTCGGGGTCGTATCGGTCGTGCCGGTAGCTTTCGAGCAGCCGGAGGAACTGCGGAACCTGACGCTCCAGAAAGGATCCGGGCCGTTTGAGCTCGGCGAGCGGGCTGCCCTCCCATTCGACCTGCCCGAGCGCGGCCAGGCTCGCCGCATACGACAACCCCACTTGATGGCGCATCGCCGGATCGCGCACGTAGGCCTCGGACATGTCGTCACCGGGGTTGAAGCCGTCGACCACTTCCATCAGGTAGAAGACCACGCCGAGGACGCTGAGATCCTCACAGCCGGCGATGAATCCGGGATGCGGCACCGGTGTCCCCGCCAACGTCCGCAGCGCCGCGATCTCGCGCAGCATCGTCTTGTCGCTCGTCGGCCGCGGATGGGCCGGCGGTCGTCGAAGCACCATGGGCCGGTCGTCGATCAGCAAGCGCACCACGATGTTCTGCGTTCCGCCGGTCAGCGGTTCGACATCGCTGACCGTCGTGCCCAGACCCTCCGCGCGCACCCACTGCTGCAGCGCGGCCTGGTCGTCGTGGCTCAGTGTCGGAAGGCGATGCGCGTCGTCGGGCATGCAGCCATCGTGTCAAATGGATCGCGGAAGCGGCACGGGAGTCGGCCGCCTCACCCTATCTGCGATTTCGGTGTAGTTGGTGGCGGTGAGCGCAACCAACTACACCGAAATCACACCTCTACTTGGGGGCGAAGCGCTGGCCGGCGTCCAGGCGCAGGCACTGGCCGTTGAGCATCGGGTTCTCGACGATCGCGGCCACCAGCTTGGCGTACTCCTCGGGCTTGCCGAGCCGCTTCGGGAACGCCGCGTCCTTGGTCAGTGCCTTGGCGAACTCGTCGGGAATGCCCTCGGTCAGACCCGTGGCGAACAGGCTCGGCGCGATCGCCAGCGCCCGGATGCCCAGGCTGCCCATGTCGCGGGCCATCGTCAGGCACATCCCGGCGATCGCGGCCTTGGACGCGGTGTAGGCGACCTGCCCGATCTGGCCCTCGAACGCCGCGATCGAGGCGGTGTTGATGATGACGCCGCGCTCTTCCTGCTCGTCGTCGACGAGATCCTGCTGGCTCATCTGCCAACCGGCCAGCCTGCTGATGTTGAACGTGCCGATGAGGTTGAGGTCCACGCACTTACGGAACGTGTCGAGGCTGTGCGGGCCGTCCTTCTTGACCGTGCGCTCGGCGGCGCCGCCACCGGCCGTCGTCACGATGATGTGCAGCCCGCCGAGCTTGTCGATCGCCTGCTGCAGCACCTTCTCGGTGCCCTCGAAGTCGGTGACGTCCACCTCGAAGAAGGAGCCACCGATAGCGTCGGCCACTTCCTTGCCCTTCGACTGCGGGCGGTCCAGAACCGCCACGTCCGCGCCGCGTTGAGCCAGCAACTCGGCCGTCGCCTTGCCGAAGCCCGACGCTCCGCCGACGACGATGGCCTTCTTGCCAGAAATCTCCACCTGGGTCTCCCCTTTCCAAAAAGAGCTCGATTCGTAAAGCAACCTAGCTGACGTCACCGTTCGGTAAGCCCGTCGGGTCGCCAACGTGAGTACTTTGAGCGGCATGACGTCGCGCAGCACCAAGGCGATGGGCGGCATCGCCGCAGCCGCCGTCGCGCTGGGCGTGACCCAACTGCTCGCCGTCTTCGTCGGACCGCGGGCCGACTCGCGTACCGCCGTCGGGTCGGCGGTCATCGACCTGACGCCCCGTCCGGTCAAGGAGTGGGCGATCCAGACCTTCGGCATGGCGGACAAACTCGTCCTGTCGATGCTCGTGCTCGCGGTGATCGCCGTCGTGGCCGCCGCCACCGCGGCGTTGGAGACGCGGCGCTTTCCGATCGGCAGCGTCGCGATCGTGGCGGCCGGCGCCGCCGGGTGCGCGGCGGTGCTCTCGCGTGCGGGGGCGACCCTGTTGGACACCCTGCCCACGGTGGTCGGCGCCGCCTGCGGCGTCGCGGTGCTTCGGCTGCTGACGTCGGGGCGGTTCACCGACGACGCCGGGCAGGCTGGCGACGACGGGCAGGCCGGCGTCGACGGGCCCGATCCCGGCCGACGGCTGTCGTTGATCACGCTGGGCTTCCTCGGGGCTGGCGCGCTGACCGGAGTGGGCGGCGTTGTGCTGTCGCGCCTCACGACCTCGGTCTCCGGTGACCGCACGGCATTCGCGCTGCCGCCGGTCGACGTCGCCGCTCCCCCGATCCCGGCGACGGTGCAGCCGAAAGGTGTCGGGCTGGCGTCGTTCGTCACCAACAACGCCGACTTCTACCGGATCGACACCGCGCTGAGCGTGCCGCAGTTGAGTCGCGAGAACTGGCAGCTGCGGATCCACGGCATGGTCGATCGCGAAATCACCTTGCGCTTCGACGATCTCGACCAATTCGACGTGGTCGAGAAAGTGGTGACGCTCACGTGTGTGTCGAACCCGGTCGGCGGTGATCTCATCGGCAACGCCACGTGGACGGGATACCGCGTATCAGACCTGTTGGCAGAAGCCGGGATTCACCGTGACGCGGACATGGTGCTGTCGATGTCGATCGAC includes:
- a CDS encoding transcriptional regulator, encoding MAAPRPLNELPVTNQTPQERGDAARNRTLLLDAARRLIAERGADSVTTDDIATAAGVGKGTLFRRFGSRAGLMIVLLDEDEKAHQEAFLFGPPPLGPGAPPLERLLAYGRDRLTFVHKHHALLSDANRDPQMRFTTPATLHHRHVRVLLESAGTTGDLDAQAAALVALLDADYVWHQLQERGATIESLGDAWESVARKLCGR
- the dinB_3 gene encoding nucleotidyltransferase/DNA polymerase involved in DNA repair; its protein translation is MRRWVLHVDLDQFQAAVEIRRKPQLAGLPIVVGGNGDPNEPRKVVTCASYPARAYGVRAGMPLRSAARKCPEATFLRLDTDAYDEASEEVMGLLRDFGHPVEVWGWDEAYVGAELDDSHSPFEFAERIREVIAAETGLSCSVGISDNKQRAKVATGFAKPRREPGESAGVYQLTDENWMAVMGDREVDALWGIGPKTAKKLATMGISTVADLAGTDATVLTETFGPTTGLWILLLAKGGGDTDVSAAPWVPRSRSHVITFPRDLTERDEMNTAVVDLARQTLSEIVEQNRVVTRVAVTVRTKTFHTRTKIRKLPEPTVDETHVTRTALDILAQFELDRPVRLLGVRLELAPPDGGY
- a CDS encoding putative ATPase, coding for MLTTVAIRGYRSLREIVLPLAQLTVVTGANGTGKSSLYRALRLLADCGRGEVIGSLAREGGLQSVLWAGPEQLGGARRTGQVQGTTRTGPVSLEMGFAADDFGYLVDLGLPQMAGPESLFSLDPEIKREAVFAGPVMRNSSTLVRRTRDYVEARAENGRGFDKVTQAIPAYRSVLAEYAHPGAHPELAAVRDRLRNWRFYDGFRVDPAAPSRQRTVGTRTPVLSDDGSDLAAAIQTVIESGHDDLQRAIAKAFDGATVTISGHDGLFDLQLHQPGMLRPLRAAELSDGTLRFLLWAAALLSPRPPSLMVLNEPETSLHPDLVGPLASLVRAAADTTQVVVVTHSKALLGHLDTVPVGEDPEREAAAVEIPLYKDLGETRVEGLGMLTMPPWEWGKR
- a CDS encoding short-chain alcohol dehydrogenase, with amino-acid sequence MAHTGYANKRCFLTGAASGIGRATALKLAAEGAELYLTDRDAEGLEKTVADARALGAEVAEYRALDISDYDAVVAFADDIHSRHPAMDIVMNIAGVSAWGTVSTLTHQHWKSMVDINLMGPIHVIEAFVPRMVAAGTGGHIVNVSSAAGLVALPWHAAYSASKFGLRGMSEVLRFDLARHRIGVSVVVPGAVKTPLVQTVQIAGVDREDPRVKKWTDRFSGHAVSPERAAECILKGVRRNRFLIYTSTDIRALYLFKRTMWWPYSVAMRGANVLFTKALRPSAQRG
- the ethR_3 gene encoding transcriptional regulator — encoded protein: MSAQPASQTRRSRGDRQRDAILTAVRDLVQQQPFADLSVSAISEHAGVARSGFYFYFDSKYAVLAEILAGAGEMLDSLTHHFAPREPGETPEAFAKRMVGSAAAVYANDDPVLTACAVARNTDAKIREMMDDFYDGIIDKLIALLENDADARPISGDLPALVRTMAATTTMTLTHDSTFVGRGIDPRRAVDTLERLWVAAFWGHMQPSGQP
- a CDS encoding cytochrome P450, coding for MTATISTTDYLLDQAKRRLTPSFNNFPGMGIVERKLLNTDFPQKPMAEPPPGSDLKPVIGDAGLPILGHMIEMFRGGPDYLLHVYRKYGPLYYADSPALPAVAALGPDAAQAVYSNRNKDFSQQGWVPVIGPFFHRGLMLLDFEEHMFHRRIMQEAFVRSRLVGYQEQVDQVVSQVIANDWVVNDGRFLMYPAMKELTLDIASMVFMGHEPGSDKELVTKVNQAFTTTTRAGNAIIRKPVRPFTWWRGMQARKLLEEYFEERVKERRGKDGSDLLTVLCHTEDEDGNKFSDDDIVNHMIFLMMAAHDTSTSTATTMIYHLAKHPEWQERCREESDRLGDGPADIESLDKLESLDLVMNESIRLVTPVQWAMRQTVRDTELLGHYLPKGTNVIAYPGMNHRLEEFYPDPMKFDPLRFTEPRNEHKQHRYAFSPFGGGAHKCIGMTFGQLEVKTILHRLLRKYRLELPRPDYTTEWDYGGMPVPKDGMHIVLRPLH
- the yfcA_2 gene encoding putative permease — translated: MTWALLFAAGVLGGLTGSIAGLASVATYPALLLFGLPPVTANVTNTVALVFNGIGSVLGSRPELKGQGRWILRTAPIAVFGGVAGAALLLTTPAEGFERSVPILLAVASVAILLPRRAPGDEPSTGRRRAAVVIEATAVFLICIYGGYFGAAAGVLLLALLLRTGHASLAEANAGKNVILGVANLVAAVVFAMLAPVQWGAMLVLGLGCLIGSRLGPVVVRHAPAGPLRVVIGAAGVALAVQLAIDTYA
- a CDS encoding putative aminoglycoside phosphotransferase, with the protein product MPDDAHRLPTLSHDDQAALQQWVRAEGLGTTVSDVEPLTGGTQNIVVRLLIDDRPMVLRRPPAHPRPTSDKTMLREIAALRTLAGTPVPHPGFIAGCEDLSVLGVVFYLMEVVDGFNPGDDMSEAYVRDPAMRHQVGLSYAASLAALGQVEWEGSPLAELKRPGSFLERQVPQFLRLLESYRHDRYDPESLAVTELAEWLASNLPPEGRPGVLHGDPHLSNVLLRRDRPEVAAFVDWEMCTIGDPLLDLGWMLICWPLETNTITAGAELAALGGLATRRELLDAYLEAGGRETSSLDWYVAMACFKLGIVIEGTWSRFLIGQASRDAGERLHANAQNLIDLGKRVIKGDSPFEL
- the fabG_27 gene encoding dehydrogenase, translated to MEISGKKAIVVGGASGFGKATAELLAQRGADVAVLDRPQSKGKEVADAIGGSFFEVDVTDFEGTEKVLQQAIDKLGGLHIIVTTAGGGAAERTVKKDGPHSLDTFRKCVDLNLIGTFNISRLAGWQMSQQDLVDDEQEERGVIINTASIAAFEGQIGQVAYTASKAAIAGMCLTMARDMGSLGIRALAIAPSLFATGLTEGIPDEFAKALTKDAAFPKRLGKPEEYAKLVAAIVENPMLNGQCLRLDAGQRFAPK
- the yedY gene encoding sulfite oxidase-like oxidoreductase encodes the protein MTSRSTKAMGGIAAAAVALGVTQLLAVFVGPRADSRTAVGSAVIDLTPRPVKEWAIQTFGMADKLVLSMLVLAVIAVVAAATAALETRRFPIGSVAIVAAGAAGCAAVLSRAGATLLDTLPTVVGAACGVAVLRLLTSGRFTDDAGQAGDDGQAGVDGPDPGRRLSLITLGFLGAGALTGVGGVVLSRLTTSVSGDRTAFALPPVDVAAPPIPATVQPKGVGLASFVTNNADFYRIDTALSVPQLSRENWQLRIHGMVDREITLRFDDLDQFDVVEKVVTLTCVSNPVGGDLIGNATWTGYRVSDLLAEAGIHRDADMVLSMSIDGFTAGTPVEALTDDRGSLLAVGMNGEPLPTEHGYPARLVVPGLYGYVSATKWVVDLEVTRFDRAQAYWTRLGWSPRGPIKTESRIDVPRSGQDVPRGEATFGGVAWAQNRGVRNVEVRVDGPAGQGDWQQAELGAAYSNETWRLWSFRWQATQPGPHTITVRATDNTGATQTAAIAQPIPDGATGWHSVDFEVT